One Beggiatoa leptomitoformis DNA segment encodes these proteins:
- the hisH gene encoding imidazole glycerol phosphate synthase subunit HisH, whose amino-acid sequence MKTVVILDYGMSNLRSVNQAFTHVAERDWNIIVSNEADTIFHADKIVFPGQGAIGNCMALLNKTGLSDIIRRALQEKPFLGLCLGLQTLLTHSEENGGVDGFDAIAGTVKHFPEPLLDPLTGERQKVPHMGWNQVKQVTDHPLWANIPDNSRFYFVHSYYVEPTEPMVTTGATTYGSITFTSAIAHNNLCAVQFHPEKSQHTGLQLLKNFLAL is encoded by the coding sequence ATGAAAACTGTTGTAATCCTTGACTATGGGATGAGTAACTTACGCTCTGTGAATCAAGCATTTACCCATGTTGCAGAGCGCGACTGGAACATCATCGTTAGTAATGAGGCAGATACCATTTTTCATGCGGATAAAATCGTATTTCCGGGACAAGGAGCAATTGGTAACTGTATGGCGTTACTGAACAAGACGGGATTAAGTGATATTATTCGTCGCGCTTTACAAGAAAAACCCTTTCTAGGACTCTGTTTAGGCTTACAAACGCTACTAACACATAGTGAAGAAAATGGTGGTGTTGACGGTTTTGACGCAATTGCAGGCACAGTGAAACACTTTCCAGAGCCATTATTAGACCCGCTCACGGGCGAACGGCAAAAAGTCCCACACATGGGCTGGAACCAAGTAAAACAAGTCACTGACCATCCTTTATGGGCAAACATCCCTGATAACAGCCGTTTTTACTTTGTTCATAGCTATTACGTTGAACCAACCGAGCCGATGGTAACGACAGGCGCAACGACTTATGGCAGTATTACCTTTACCAGTGCAATAGCGCATAACAACTTATGTGCAGTACAGTTTCACCCTGAAAAAAGTCAACACACAGGTTTGCAACTGTTAAAGAATTTTTTAGCATTATAG
- a CDS encoding PD-(D/E)XK nuclease family transposase, whose translation MIDVAPLKFGVVFKHAFSQVTVFKSFVKDVIDIDINIDKVHTEYEYPTQIGFVKSKYDLFAEDIEKRIIVEIQHIKEEDFFDRFLYYHLISLVEQIGTYQKYQFEKTVYTIVVLTSLPRDKSVQFSCAVSDMSPIDEHGKKHNIYPHRLIFLCPRLVNEDTPVNVKTWLELIEDSLDGKLEEDKFTAQKFKDILNAIHQQRIDPTLLAQIKDEAAWEDVKREERKEGFEAGVQLGLQEGVQQGERRKALETAQKMLSDGISLETVLRYTGLNHTDLEDKPHD comes from the coding sequence ATGATAGACGTGGCCCCCTTAAAGTTTGGTGTTGTCTTTAAACACGCTTTCAGTCAAGTCACAGTTTTTAAGAGCTTTGTGAAAGACGTGATAGATATAGACATCAACATCGATAAAGTTCACACCGAGTATGAATATCCCACTCAAATTGGTTTTGTGAAAAGTAAATATGATTTATTCGCTGAAGATATAGAAAAACGCATTATTGTAGAAATTCAGCATATTAAAGAAGAAGACTTTTTTGATAGATTTCTCTATTACCACTTAATCAGTTTAGTTGAACAAATTGGGACTTATCAGAAATATCAGTTTGAAAAAACCGTTTATACCATAGTGGTTTTAACCAGTCTCCCACGGGATAAAAGTGTGCAATTTAGTTGTGCTGTCAGTGATATGAGTCCGATTGATGAGCATGGGAAAAAGCATAATATCTATCCACATCGTTTAATTTTCCTCTGCCCGCGTTTAGTGAATGAGGATACACCCGTGAATGTCAAAACGTGGTTAGAATTGATTGAAGATTCTTTAGATGGAAAGTTAGAGGAAGATAAATTCACGGCGCAGAAATTTAAAGACATCCTCAATGCCATTCATCAACAAAGAATAGACCCTACGTTATTAGCACAAATCAAAGATGAAGCCGCTTGGGAAGATGTGAAACGTGAAGAACGTAAAGAGGGTTTTGAAGCGGGTGTGCAACTGGGGTTGCAGGAAGGTGTTCAACAAGGAGAACGACGCAAGGCACTTGAAACTGCTCAAAAGATGTTATCAGATGGAATCTCCCTAGAAACTGTCTTGAGATACACAGGCTTAAACCATACAGACTTAGAGGACAAACCCCATGATTAA
- a CDS encoding IS630 family transposase: MNRYKQSDRQIVFIDESGFAHDMPRRFGYAPIGKRCSGTQDWNAKGRTNVIGALLNFCLLTVSLVSGAINSDVFFAWITQDLLPKLPQNSVIVMDNATFHKRSDIQQAILDAGHLLEYLPPYSPDLNPIEHKWAQAKTLRKQQHCSIDELFLLNSI; the protein is encoded by the coding sequence ATGAACCGTTATAAACAATCTGATAGGCAAATTGTTTTTATCGATGAAAGTGGTTTTGCTCATGATATGCCACGCCGTTTTGGTTATGCCCCTATCGGCAAACGTTGCTCTGGCACGCAAGATTGGAATGCAAAGGGACGTACTAATGTCATCGGGGCTTTGCTCAATTTTTGTTTATTAACGGTCTCTTTAGTTTCTGGGGCGATTAATTCCGATGTCTTTTTCGCTTGGATAACCCAAGACTTACTTCCTAAACTCCCTCAGAATTCTGTGATTGTGATGGATAACGCCACTTTTCATAAACGTAGTGACATTCAGCAGGCTATTTTAGACGCTGGGCATCTCTTGGAATATTTACCGCCTTATTCGCCTGATTTAAATCCTATTGAGCATAAATGGGCTCAGGCTAAGACTCTCCGTAAACAACAACATTGTTCTATTGATGAGCTCTTTTTACTGAATTCTATTTAA
- a CDS encoding IS630 transposase-related protein: MTYSIDFRKKVLKVKQEENLTLAAVAKRFQIAIASVVRWSKVLEAKGTRNRPTKIDMEALKQDVALYPDAYHYERAARFGITEGGIRHALKRLGISRKKNPQTSQSQPRSTASLSKQNEPL; this comes from the coding sequence ATGACCTATTCAATAGATTTCCGTAAAAAAGTATTAAAAGTGAAACAAGAAGAAAATCTCACCCTAGCAGCGGTAGCGAAACGCTTCCAAATAGCCATCGCAAGCGTCGTCAGGTGGAGCAAAGTATTGGAAGCCAAAGGAACACGTAACAGACCAACTAAAATAGACATGGAAGCCCTAAAACAAGATGTTGCATTATATCCCGATGCTTACCATTATGAACGCGCAGCCCGTTTTGGGATTACGGAAGGCGGGATTCGCCATGCGTTAAAACGTCTAGGGATTAGCCGTAAAAAAAACCCTCAAACATCCCAAAGCCAACCCCGAAGCACGGCAAGTCTTTCAAAACAAAATGAACCGTTATAA
- a CDS encoding PD-(D/E)XK nuclease family transposase — translation MKDVIDIDINIDKVHTEYEYPTQIGFVKSKYDLFAEDIEKRIIVEIQHIKEEDFFDRFLYYHLISLVEQIGTYQKYQFEKTVYTIVVLTSLPRDKSVQFSCAVSDMSPIDEHGKKHNIYPHRLIFLCPRLVNEDTPVNVKTWLELIEDSLDGKLEENKFTAQKFKDILNAIHQQRI, via the coding sequence GTGAAAGACGTGATAGATATAGACATCAACATCGATAAAGTTCACACCGAGTATGAATATCCCACTCAAATTGGCTTTGTGAAAAGTAAATATGATTTATTTGCTGAAGATATAGAAAAACGCATTATTGTAGAAATTCAGCATATTAAAGAAGAAGACTTTTTTGATAGATTTCTCTATTACCACCTAATCAGTTTAGTTGAACAAATCGGGACTTATCAGAAATACCAGTTTGAAAAAACCGTTTATACCATAGTGGTTTTAACCAGTCTTCCACGGGATAAAAGTGTGCAATTTAGTTGTGCTGTCAGTGATATGAGTCCGATTGATGAGCATGGTAAAAAGCATAATATCTATCCACATCGTTTAATTTTCCTCTGCCCGCGTTTAGTGAATGAGGATACACCCGTGAATGTCAAAACGTGGTTAGAATTGATTGAAGATTCTTTAGACGGAAAGTTAGAAGAAAATAAATTCACGGCGCAGAAGTTTAAAGACATCCTTAATGCCATTCATCAACAAAGAATATAG
- a CDS encoding PD-(D/E)XK nuclease family transposase, translating into MIEVAPLKFGVVFKHAFSQVTVFKNFVKDVIDIDINIDKVHTEYEYPTQIGFVKSKYDLFAEDIEKRIIVEIQHIKEEDFFDRFLYYHLISLVEQIGTYQKYQFEKTVYTIVVLTSLPRNKSVQFSCAVSDMSPIDEHGKKHNIYPHRLIFLCPRLVNEDTPVNVKTWLELIEDSLDGKLEENKFTAQKFKDILNAIHQQRIDPALLAQIKDEAAWEDVKREERKEGFEAGVQLGLQEGVQQGERRKALETAQKMLSKGFSLKEVVELTGLSETDLKES; encoded by the coding sequence ATGATAGAAGTAGCCCCCTTAAAGTTTGGCGTTGTCTTTAAACATGCTTTCAGTCAAGTTACCGTCTTTAAAAACTTTGTGAAAGACGTGATAGATATAGACATCAACATCGATAAAGTTCACACCGAGTATGAATATCCCACTCAAATTGGTTTTGTGAAAAGTAAATATGATTTATTCGCTGAAGATATAGAAAAACGTATTATTGTAGAAATTCAGCATATTAAAGAAGAAGACTTTTTTGACCGTTTTTTGTATTACCACCTAATCAGTTTGGTTGAACAAATTGGGACTTATCAGAAATATCAGTTTGAAAAAACCGTTTATACCATAGTGGTTTTAACCAGTCTCCCACGGAATAAAAGTGTGCAATTTAGTTGTGCTGTCAGTGATATGAGTCCGATTGATGAGCATGGTAAAAAGCATAATATCTATCCGCATCGTTTAATTTTCCTCTGCCCGCGTTTAGTGAATGAGGATACACCCGTGAATGTCAAAACGTGGTTAGAATTGATTGAAGATTCTTTAGACGGAAAGTTAGAAGAAAATAAATTCACGGCTCAGAAGTTTAAAGACATCCTTAATGCCATTCATCAACAAAGAATAGACCCTGCGTTATTAGCGCAAATCAAAGATGAAGCTGCTTGGGAAGATGTAAAACGTGAAGAACGCAAAGAGGGCTTTGAAGCGGGTGTGCAACTGGGGTTGCAGGAAGGTGTGCAACAAGGAGAACGACGTAAGGCACTTGAAACCGCTCAAAAGATGTTAAGTAAAGGGTTTAGCTTAAAAGAAGTAGTGGAATTAACAGGATTAAGCGAAACAGATTTAAAGGAATCTTAA
- a CDS encoding PD-(D/E)XK nuclease family transposase: MIEVAPLKFGVVFKHAFSQVTVFKNFVKDVIDIDINIDKVHTEYEYPTQIGFVKSKYDLFAEDIEKRIIVEIQHIKEEDFFDRFLYYHLISLVEQIGTYQKYQFEKTVYTIVVLTSLPRDKSVQFSCAVSDMSPIDEHGKKHNIYPHRLIFLCPRLVNEDTPVNVKTWLELIEDSLDGKLEENKFTAQKFKDILNAIHQQRIDPALLAQIKDEAAWEDVKREERKEGFEAGVQLGLQEGEKRGVQQGIQLAHLETAQKMLSDGIPLETVLKYTGLSEIDLKES; this comes from the coding sequence ATGATAGAAGTAGCCCCCTTAAAGTTTGGTGTTGTTTTTAAACACGCTTTCAGTCAAGTCACAGTCTTTAAAAACTTTGTGAAAGACGTGATAGATATAGACATCAACATCGATAAAGTTCACACCGAGTATGAATATCCCACTCAAATTGGTTTTGTGAAAAGTAAATATGATTTATTCGCTGAAGATATAGAAAAACGCATTATTGTAGAAATTCAGCATATTAAAGAAGAAGACTTTTTTGATAGATTTCTCTATTACCACTTAATCAGTTTGGTTGAACAAATCGGGACTTATCAGAAATATCAGTTTGAAAAAACTGTTTATACCATAGTGGTTTTAACCAGTCTCCCACGGGATAAAAGTGTGCAATTTAGTTGTGCTGTCAGTGATATGAGTCCGATTGATGAGCATGGTAAAAAGCATAATATCTATCCGCATCGTTTAATTTTCCTCTGCCCGCGTTTGGTGAATGAGGATACACCCGTGAATGTCAAAACGTGGTTAGAATTGATTGAAGATTCTTTAGACGGAAAGTTAGAAGAAAATAAATTCACGGCTCAGAAGTTTAAAGACATCCTCAATGCCATTCATCAACAAAGAATAGACCCTGCGTTATTAGCACAAATCAAAGATGAAGCCGCTTGGGAAGATGTGAAACGTGAAGAACGCAAAGAAGGCTTTGAAGCGGGTGTGCAACTGGGGTTGCAGGAAGGTGAGAAACGTGGTGTTCAACAGGGCATTCAACTTGCACATTTGGAAACCGCTCAAAAGATGTTATCAGATGGAATCCCCCTAGAAACTGTCTTGAAATACACAGGATTAAGCGAAATAGATTTAAAGGAATCTTAA
- a CDS encoding Rpn family recombination-promoting nuclease/putative transposase, whose amino-acid sequence MIEVAPLKFGVVFKHAFSQVTVFKNFVKDVIDIDINIDKVHTEYEYPTQIGFVKSKYDLFAEDIEKRIIVEIQHIKEEDFFDRFLYYHLISLVEQIGTYQKYQFEKTVYTIVVLTSLPRDKSVQFSCAVSDMSPIDEHGKKHNIYPHRLIFLCPRLVNEDTPVNVKTWLELIEDSLDGKLEENKFTAQKFKDILNAIHQQRIDPALLAQIKDEAAWEDVKREERKEGFEAGVQLGLQEGVQQGLQQGVQQAHLETARKMLKKGFDLENIAELTGLTVSELRSLSKEES is encoded by the coding sequence ATGATAGAAGTAGCCCCCTTAAAGTTTGGTGTTGTCTTTAAACACGCTTTCAGTCAAGTTACCGTCTTTAAAAACTTTGTGAAAGACGTGATAGATATAGACATCAACATCGATAAAGTTCACACCGAGTATGAATATCCCACTCAAATTGGTTTTGTGAAAAGTAAATATGATTTATTCGCTGAAGATATAGAAAAACGCATTATTGTAGAAATTCAGCATATTAAAGAAGAAGACTTTTTTGATAGATTTCTCTATTACCACCTAATCAGTTTAGTTGAACAAATTGGGACTTATCAGAAATATCAGTTTGAAAAAACTGTTTATACCATAGTGGTTTTAACCAGTCTCCCACGGGATAAAAGTGTGCAATTTAGTTGTGCTGTCAGTGATATGAGTCCGATTGATGAGCATGGTAAAAAGCATAATATCTATCCACATCGTTTAATTTTCCTCTGCCCGCGTTTGGTGAATGAGGATACACCCGTGAATGTCAAAACGTGGTTAGAATTGATTGAAGATTCTTTAGACGGAAAGTTAGAAGAAAATAAATTCACGGCGCAGAAATTTAAAGACATCCTTAATGCCATTCATCAACAAAGAATAGACCCAGCGCTATTAGCACAAATCAAAGATGAAGCCGCTTGGGAAGATGTGAAACGTGAAGAACGTAAAGAGGGTTTTGAAGCGGGTGTGCAACTGGGGTTGCAGGAAGGTGTTCAACAAGGTTTACAGCAGGGCGTTCAACAGGCACATTTGGAAACAGCAAGAAAGATGTTAAAGAAAGGATTTGATTTAGAAAATATCGCGGAATTAACAGGCTTAACTGTGTCTGAATTAAGAAGTCTTTCCAAAGAGGAATCTTAA
- a CDS encoding PD-(D/E)XK nuclease family transposase, whose product MIEVAPLKFGVVFKHAFSQVTVFKNFVKDVIDIDINIDKVHTEYEYPTQIGFVKSKYDLFAEDVEKRIIVEIQHIKEEDFFDRFLYYHLISLVEQIGTYQKYQFEKTVYTIVVLTSLPRDKSVQFSCAVSDMSPIDEHGKKHNIYPHRLIFLCPRLVNEDTPVNVKTWLELIEDSLDGKLEEDKFTAQKFKDILNAIHQQRIDPALLAQIKDEAAWEDVKREERKEGFEAGVQLGLQQGLQEGEKRGEKQGERRKALETAQKMLSKGFSLKEVVELTGLSETDLKES is encoded by the coding sequence ATGATAGAAGTAGCCCCCTTAAAGTTTGGTGTTGTCTTTAAACACGCTTTCAGTCAAGTTACCGTCTTTAAAAACTTTGTGAAAGACGTGATAGATATAGACATCAACATCGATAAAGTTCACACCGAGTATGAATATCCCACTCAAATTGGTTTTGTGAAAAGTAAATATGATTTATTCGCTGAAGATGTAGAAAAACGCATTATTGTAGAAATTCAGCATATTAAAGAAGAAGACTTTTTTGATAGATTTCTCTATTACCACTTAATCAGTTTAGTTGAACAAATTGGGACCTATCAGAAATATCAGTTTGAAAAAACCGTTTATACCATAGTGGTTTTAACCAGTCTCCCACGGGATAAAAGTGTGCAATTTAGTTGTGCTGTCAGTGATATGAGTCCGATTGATGAGCATGGTAAAAAGCATAATATCTATCCGCATCGTTTAATTTTCCTCTGCCCGCGTTTAGTGAATGAGGATACACCCGTGAATGTCAAAACGTGGTTAGAATTGATTGAAGATTCTTTAGATGGAAAGTTAGAGGAAGATAAATTCACGGCGCAGAAATTTAAAGACATCCTTAATGCCATTCATCAACAAAGAATAGACCCTGCATTATTGGCACAAATCAAAGATGAAGCCGCTTGGGAAGATGTGAAACGTGAAGAACGCAAAGAGGGTTTTGAAGCAGGTGTGCAACTGGGGTTGCAACAAGGATTGCAGGAAGGTGAGAAACGTGGTGAAAAACAAGGAGAACGACGTAAGGCACTTGAAACCGCTCAAAAGATGTTAAGTAAAGGGTTTAGCTTAAAAGAAGTAGTGGAATTAACAGGATTAAGCGAAACAGATTTAAAGGAATCTTAA
- the hda gene encoding DnaA regulatory inactivator Hda, whose amino-acid sequence MSTQLPLGIGLPESASFTNYIPGPNQAVFNILQQIIDGEWENCLYIYGGAGTGKSHLLQAACEQTAKRGGRPVYLPLALFYQSGPDILEGLDALDLVCLDDIHTVAGQPLWEEALFRLYNQLRASGIPQIITGNTIPNKLGLKLPDLVSRLNWGGAFALQPLDDASTLQALQKHAKGRGMELSDKVAQYLIHHCPRDMNTLLKWLRQLDYESLSNRRKLTLPFVRHLVQNTVVSLQDNASWHGNK is encoded by the coding sequence ATGAGTACTCAACTGCCTTTAGGTATAGGTCTGCCAGAGTCCGCCTCCTTCACAAACTATATTCCAGGACCTAATCAAGCTGTTTTTAATATATTACAACAGATAATTGATGGGGAATGGGAAAATTGTTTATATATTTATGGTGGAGCAGGTACTGGAAAAAGTCATTTGTTACAAGCTGCTTGTGAACAAACGGCTAAACGTGGTGGCAGACCCGTTTATCTTCCGCTTGCCCTGTTTTATCAGTCTGGCCCTGACATTTTGGAAGGGTTGGATGCGCTCGACTTGGTTTGTCTTGATGACATTCATACCGTTGCAGGTCAGCCGCTTTGGGAAGAAGCCTTGTTTCGGTTGTATAATCAACTACGTGCTAGTGGCATTCCTCAGATTATCACAGGCAATACTATTCCTAATAAGCTGGGCTTAAAACTTCCCGATTTAGTTTCTCGCTTAAACTGGGGCGGCGCATTCGCGCTACAACCCTTAGATGATGCAAGCACGCTTCAAGCTTTACAAAAACATGCAAAAGGGCGTGGCATGGAACTCTCTGATAAAGTAGCACAATACCTTATACATCATTGTCCCCGCGATATGAACACGTTATTAAAATGGTTGCGACAATTGGATTATGAGTCTTTATCTAATCGTCGTAAACTCACTTTGCCGTTTGTGCGCCATCTTGTGCAAAATACGGTCGTTTCACTACAGGATAACGCTTCATGGCATGGAAACAAATAA
- a CDS encoding tail fiber protein, producing MAWKQITIAIGVSFLLTMLGSYLLFNNRLNTLAMQVDALETREFQQLDQQYARTQYVDKLNQELRATLAAAVNASTEQNLYLTAQVNNAYRLADTLLGKVNKQAEQHTAVLAQITSLKQTLTKLIDIVDGLKKNTAYNVPTGTIIGYAGNIDSEQQQILQQLGWLLCDGREVSRQQYPALFSAISTLYGVSTEQTFHLPDFRGVFLRGLDLGRQLDVERALGVLQEDDNKAHQHTGTTTTAGVHQHRGTTDLGGEHRHKLEAMGFWYTTKSWIERRAMTNEVDDGETYNTSLDGEHRHTFVTPIGGEHQHNLLTEMSGNIEARPKNYAVVYFIKY from the coding sequence ATGGCATGGAAACAAATAACCATTGCCATCGGTGTTAGTTTTTTACTCACCATGTTGGGGAGTTACCTGTTATTTAATAACCGTCTAAATACGCTTGCAATGCAGGTTGATGCGTTAGAAACCCGCGAATTTCAGCAATTAGACCAACAGTATGCCCGTACTCAATACGTTGATAAGCTTAATCAGGAATTGCGTGCAACTCTTGCCGCTGCTGTCAATGCAAGTACTGAACAGAATTTATATTTAACCGCACAGGTTAATAACGCCTATCGTTTAGCCGACACATTACTGGGTAAAGTCAACAAGCAAGCTGAACAGCATACGGCAGTGCTAGCGCAAATTACTAGCCTAAAACAAACACTTACTAAGTTAATAGACATTGTTGATGGCTTAAAAAAAAATACCGCCTACAACGTTCCCACTGGTACAATCATTGGCTACGCTGGCAATATCGACAGCGAACAACAACAAATCCTCCAACAACTTGGTTGGCTACTCTGTGATGGACGCGAAGTTTCCCGTCAACAATATCCCGCTTTATTTTCTGCTATTTCCACGCTTTATGGCGTATCTACGGAACAAACTTTCCATCTCCCCGATTTTCGCGGTGTATTTTTACGTGGTTTAGATTTAGGCAGACAATTAGATGTAGAACGTGCATTAGGTGTGCTTCAAGAAGATGATAATAAAGCGCATCAACACACAGGCACAACTACCACTGCAGGCGTGCATCAACATCGCGGTACGACTGACCTTGGGGGAGAACATCGTCATAAACTCGAAGCAATGGGTTTTTGGTACACCACTAAAAGCTGGATAGAACGTCGGGCAATGACTAATGAAGTCGACGATGGCGAGACTTATAATACCAGCTTAGACGGTGAGCATAGACACACCTTTGTAACGCCTATTGGTGGTGAGCATCAACATAATTTATTAACCGAGATGAGTGGCAATATAGAAGCACGCCCTAAAAATTATGCCGTTGTTTATTTTATAAAATACTAA
- the folB gene encoding dihydroneopterin aldolase gives MDIIYLRDLRIDTVIGIYGWERQVKQTIVLDIEMATDICKAAATDHIEDTLNYKAVAKRIIDFVTHSEFELVETLAERITEIILSEFQVPWVRLQLNKQGAVRGARDVGIIIERGIKI, from the coding sequence ATGGACATCATCTACCTACGTGATTTACGCATAGATACAGTTATTGGCATTTACGGTTGGGAAAGACAAGTTAAACAAACCATTGTATTAGACATTGAAATGGCGACCGATATATGCAAAGCGGCAGCCACAGACCATATTGAAGACACCTTAAATTATAAAGCGGTCGCCAAACGTATTATTGATTTTGTGACGCACAGCGAATTTGAATTAGTGGAAACATTGGCTGAGCGCATCACTGAAATTATTTTGAGCGAGTTTCAAGTACCTTGGGTCAGATTACAACTTAACAAACAAGGTGCAGTCAGAGGAGCGAGAGATGTGGGTATCATCATCGAAAGGGGGATAAAAATATAA
- the folK gene encoding 2-amino-4-hydroxy-6-hydroxymethyldihydropteridine diphosphokinase, whose product MARVYVSVGSNIEPLQHIRAGLTDLQQHYGTLQLSSVYESAAVGFTGENFYNLVLAFETKQTVQQVNQLLHDIEARHGRTRDGQRYSARTLDLDLILYDNLVLQDKANKVEVPRGEIEKYAFVLLPLAELIPTLKHPILGKTYAELWDNFQGKEKQALWKVDIALLAD is encoded by the coding sequence ATGGCACGAGTTTATGTCAGTGTAGGGAGCAATATAGAGCCGTTACAACATATACGCGCGGGATTAACCGATTTACAACAACATTATGGCACATTGCAGTTATCATCAGTTTATGAAAGTGCCGCAGTGGGTTTTACAGGAGAGAATTTTTACAATCTAGTCTTAGCGTTTGAAACAAAACAGACAGTGCAACAAGTCAACCAACTGTTACACGACATAGAAGCCCGTCATGGACGGACTCGCGACGGACAACGCTATTCGGCAAGAACCCTAGATTTAGATTTAATCCTTTATGATAACTTGGTGTTACAAGACAAAGCAAATAAAGTGGAAGTCCCACGTGGCGAGATTGAGAAATACGCCTTTGTACTGCTTCCCCTTGCTGAACTCATCCCAACCCTTAAACACCCCATTTTAGGCAAAACCTATGCAGAACTATGGGATAACTTTCAAGGGAAGGAAAAACAAGCCTTATGGAAGGTGGATATTGCGTTACTAGCTGATTAG
- a CDS encoding TerD family protein, with protein MAVSLSKGGNVSLSKEEPGLKKVLVGLGWDARATDGQPFDLDASVFMLSSSGKVRGDGDFIFYNNLKSSDGSVEHIGDNRTGAGDGDDEAVKIDLTHIPADVDKLAFAVTIHDADARKQNFGMVQSAAIRVVNQDNNREITRFDLSEDMSIETAMIFGEIYRSGSEWKFRAVGQGFKGGLAPLAKNYGVNI; from the coding sequence ATGGCAGTCAGTCTATCCAAAGGTGGAAATGTTTCTTTAAGTAAAGAAGAACCTGGCTTAAAGAAGGTACTTGTTGGTTTGGGTTGGGATGCACGTGCAACAGATGGTCAGCCATTTGATTTAGATGCCAGCGTGTTTATGTTAAGTAGCAGTGGCAAAGTGCGCGGTGATGGCGATTTTATTTTTTACAACAATTTAAAATCATCTGATGGGTCTGTGGAACATATAGGTGATAATCGGACGGGTGCAGGGGATGGGGATGATGAAGCGGTTAAGATTGATTTAACCCATATTCCTGCTGATGTCGATAAATTAGCTTTTGCAGTGACGATTCATGATGCTGATGCACGCAAACAAAATTTTGGGATGGTACAGTCAGCAGCAATTCGTGTGGTTAATCAGGATAATAATCGAGAAATTACACGGTTTGATTTGTCCGAAGACATGAGTATCGAAACGGCTATGATTTTTGGCGAAATCTATCGTAGTGGAAGCGAGTGGAAGTTTCGGGCGGTTGGGCAAGGGTTTAAAGGCGGGTTAGCTCCCTTAGCTAAAAATTATGGTGTTAATATCTAA